A segment of the Rhodothermales bacterium genome:
CCGGCGTCCCGTCCACCCGGATCCGCATCGACTACGAGGTGCGCCGGCAGGGTGAGCCCGACCTCCTCGTCTCCGGCCACGTCACCCTCTGCTTCTTCGACGCCGCCCGTAACCGCCCCGTCGTCGCCCCCGCCCGGATCCGCCGGCTATTTGAAGCGCTCCCTTCGGTCTGACTCCGGCCCGCATGCCTGTGAATTCGCTCCCTCCCTATCTCTCGCTCGCTGAAATGGATCGCCAGATCGATAACGCGCTGGCTGAAGATGTCGGCCCGGGCGACGTGACCACCAGGGCGACCGTTCCCACCGGCCAGCGAGCCACGGGTCGGTTTATCGCCCGGCAAGAGGGCGTACTCGCCGGCGTGTTCGTCGCGACGCGTGTCTTTCAGCGGGTCGATCCCGAGGTAGCGATCGACTGGGCCGTCGACGACGGCGCGCCGATCAAACGCGGCGATGTCCCGGGCGTCATCCGCGGCCGAGCGCACAGTCTGCTCATCGGGGAACGCCTCGCGCTCAACCTGTTGCAACGCATGAGCGGCATCGCCACCCTCACGCGCCGCATGGCCGACGCCGCGGCGCCGCATCGGGCTCGCATCCTCGACACTCGAAAAACCGCGCCAGGGCTGCGGTTGCTGGACAAATGGGCCGTGAAGCTGGGGGGCGGCGAGAACCATCGGATCGGGCTGTACGACCGCATCCTCATCAAAGACAACCACATCGCCGCCGCTGGCGGGATCGCGACCGTCCTCGCCGCCGCACTCGCCTTCCGAAACCGGCGCCCGGATTCCCTCCTGATCGAAATCGAAGCCCGGACGCTCGACGAAGTGCGCGCCGTACTGGCCGCCGGCGGGGCCGACATCATCTTGCTCGACAACATGGTCCGCCTCACCGACGCCGGCGCGATAGACACCTCGCTCCTGGAGGAGGCTGTGCGCTTCATCGCCGGCCGGCTCGTCACCGAGGCCTCGGGAAACGTGACGCTCGCCACCGTGCCGGCCATCGCCGCGACGGGGGTAGATTTTATATCGAGCGGCGCCCTGACGCACTCCGTTGAGGCGTTAGACATCGCACTTAAGATCGACCTCACGAACGTTTAACGTTGAACGTAATGACGCACAGGCCATGAATCTTGACGGAACGTCCCTTCTAGAACTCGCAGGGCATTTCTTCCGACTCGGGTTGATCTCGTTCGGGGGGCCGGCGGCCCACACGGCCATGATGGAAGATGAGTTCGTGACGCGCCGGGGCTGGTTGACGCGTGAGCACTCTCTGGATCTGGTGGGCGCGACTAACCTCATCCCGGGGCCGAATTCGACCGAGATGACGATGCACGCCGGGTTCGAGCGCGCCGGCTGGCTCCTTGATTAGCGATTAATCGATTAGCGATTCGTGATTAGCGAATGAAGCGAGTGCCGGAAACAGCTTTAGATTTCCCACTTTTCACGTTCCACTTATCACTTTTCCTTTTACACTTTGCCTTTTACACTTTGCCTTTTTCACTTTGCCTTTTACACTTTGCCTTTTTCACTTTTCCTTTTACACTTTGCCTTTTACACTTTGCCTTTTTCCTTTGAGTCCATGAACACCGACCAACCCTTATACGGAGGCATCGAGGCCGGCGGTACGAAGTTTGTCTGCACCATCGCCTCTGGACCCGACGACGTCCGTGCGATCGAGCGGTTTCCGACGACCTCGCCGGCGGAGACGTTTGCCCGTGCGCTGGCGTTTTTTCGTGCGCACGACGTGCGTCTGCAAGCCATCGGGATCGCCTCGTTTGGTCCGGTCGACCCCGATCCGTCGTCGCCGTATGTGGGCTACATCACCACGACACCCAAAGCCGGGTGGGCAAACACCGACTTCGGCGGCTACATCGGAAGGGAACTGGGCGTG
Coding sequences within it:
- the nadC gene encoding carboxylating nicotinate-nucleotide diphosphorylase: MPVNSLPPYLSLAEMDRQIDNALAEDVGPGDVTTRATVPTGQRATGRFIARQEGVLAGVFVATRVFQRVDPEVAIDWAVDDGAPIKRGDVPGVIRGRAHSLLIGERLALNLLQRMSGIATLTRRMADAAAPHRARILDTRKTAPGLRLLDKWAVKLGGGENHRIGLYDRILIKDNHIAAAGGIATVLAAALAFRNRRPDSLLIEIEARTLDEVRAVLAAGGADIILLDNMVRLTDAGAIDTSLLEEAVRFIAGRLVTEASGNVTLATVPAIAATGVDFISSGALTHSVEALDIALKIDLTNV
- a CDS encoding chromate transporter, whose translation is MNLDGTSLLELAGHFFRLGLISFGGPAAHTAMMEDEFVTRRGWLTREHSLDLVGATNLIPGPNSTEMTMHAGFERAGWLLD